From Gemmatimonadota bacterium, the proteins below share one genomic window:
- a CDS encoding low specificity L-threonine aldolase, with product MTDIKIDLYSDTSTVPTQAMREFMCRAEVGDEQKGEDPSVNALQDMVAEMLGKEAALFLPSGTMCNQISYAVHCRAGDLILVDRTAHPLISEAGGAAVLARATLYPIDGKNGMFTPGQMAEVMVPSTRYRPPFRLVCAEQTTNMPGGRIWSLEQIRAVCDMAHEKGALTHMDGARLLNATVATGIAPKAYAESFDTLWIDLSKGLGAPVGAVLAGPSEFILNAWQWKQRIGGAMRQAGIIAAAGIYALEHNVERMAEDHANAKRLAKGIAKAPGIGINVEGVETNMVRFDVAQLGISGRDFGDRLLAEYGIRVSVIGTHLIRLIPHIGISKSDVEEAAQAICHLSEKVGCKNT from the coding sequence ATGACTGACATTAAAATTGATCTTTACAGTGATACATCCACCGTGCCAACGCAAGCGATGCGCGAGTTTATGTGTCGGGCAGAAGTGGGTGATGAGCAAAAGGGCGAAGACCCGTCGGTGAATGCCCTACAGGATATGGTCGCCGAGATGCTGGGCAAAGAGGCGGCCCTTTTTTTGCCATCGGGAACGATGTGCAACCAGATTTCTTATGCGGTTCACTGCCGCGCAGGAGATCTCATTTTGGTGGATCGCACCGCACACCCGCTCATATCAGAAGCCGGTGGCGCAGCGGTGCTCGCTCGCGCAACGCTGTATCCCATTGATGGAAAAAATGGCATGTTTACACCCGGGCAAATGGCAGAGGTTATGGTGCCGTCAACGCGATACAGACCGCCCTTCCGCCTCGTCTGTGCCGAACAGACCACAAATATGCCGGGGGGACGTATATGGTCCCTCGAACAGATACGCGCAGTATGCGATATGGCGCACGAAAAAGGTGCTTTAACGCACATGGATGGCGCACGATTGCTAAATGCAACAGTTGCAACTGGCATTGCACCAAAAGCGTACGCCGAGTCTTTTGACACCCTGTGGATCGATCTGAGCAAGGGCCTGGGCGCGCCTGTGGGGGCTGTACTGGCGGGACCATCAGAGTTTATTCTCAATGCCTGGCAGTGGAAACAGCGTATCGGAGGCGCCATGCGGCAGGCTGGCATCATTGCCGCTGCGGGTATTTACGCGTTAGAACACAACGTCGAACGGATGGCAGAAGATCACGCCAATGCAAAACGCCTGGCAAAAGGCATTGCAAAAGCACCCGGAATTGGAATCAATGTCGAAGGCGTAGAGACCAACATGGTGCGCTTTGACGTGGCTCAATTGGGCATTTCCGGCCGCGATTTTGGCGACCGATTACTCGCCGAATACGGCATACGCGTAAGCGTCATCGGCACACACCTGATAAGATTGATCCCACACATCGGCATCTCCAAATCCGATGTTGAAGAAGCCGCACAGGCGATCTGCCACCTATCTGAAAAAGTGGGCTGCAAGAATACGTGA
- a CDS encoding type II toxin-antitoxin system Phd/YefM family antitoxin gives MTKTWQVQDARARFSELLKTSLAEGPQIVTKRGVETAVLVPIDQWRRLEKMDSPDLKELLLAPEARTDSLTPPREAHLHRVSSVSR, from the coding sequence ATGACCAAGACATGGCAAGTACAGGACGCCAGGGCGCGGTTCAGCGAGCTACTCAAGACGAGCCTTGCTGAGGGGCCACAGATTGTGACCAAGCGGGGTGTGGAGACAGCTGTGCTCGTCCCCATTGATCAGTGGAGACGATTAGAGAAGATGGACAGCCCAGACCTCAAGGAACTGCTGCTCGCGCCGGAAGCACGCACGGACTCGCTAACACCGCCGCGTGAAGCGCATCTTCATCGGGTGTCATCGGTTTCAAGGTAA
- a CDS encoding TIM barrel protein has translation MPELSISTWSLHRALGKAWYDRTPDGFVNRNGDGGRIKLLDVPREIASHGIGHLEICHFHFPTTDDAFIADLRAELDRHGVSLYSILIDAWDITHPDLEQREKDLAEIRRWIDIASTCGAANVRVIAGEAEPDAESIALSAQNLLQLSDYARDCGVRVMTENFKRLTQRAAPLLDILNRCEGKIGLCTDFGNFKGEHKLGDLAEALPFADTIHTKADYEDGIMLRDQFLTCLDLTRKVNFSGYYTLIFQDLGEEWTYLNALKREVLPYL, from the coding sequence ATGCCAGAACTATCTATTTCCACCTGGAGCTTACACCGCGCTTTGGGCAAGGCGTGGTACGATCGCACGCCCGATGGATTTGTGAACCGAAATGGCGATGGAGGGCGCATAAAACTGCTCGATGTCCCCCGCGAAATAGCATCACACGGCATCGGGCATTTGGAAATCTGCCATTTTCATTTCCCCACAACGGATGATGCGTTTATCGCAGATCTGCGTGCAGAACTGGACAGACACGGCGTATCGCTTTACAGCATCTTAATCGACGCCTGGGATATTACGCATCCCGATCTCGAACAAAGGGAAAAGGACCTGGCGGAAATTCGGAGATGGATTGACATCGCATCCACCTGTGGCGCGGCGAATGTGCGCGTAATCGCCGGCGAAGCAGAGCCAGACGCGGAATCCATAGCACTCAGCGCGCAAAATCTCCTGCAATTGTCGGACTATGCACGCGATTGTGGCGTACGTGTCATGACCGAGAATTTCAAGCGATTAACCCAGCGCGCAGCCCCTCTACTGGATATTTTGAACAGATGCGAGGGAAAAATCGGATTGTGTACTGATTTTGGCAACTTCAAAGGGGAACACAAGCTGGGCGACCTCGCAGAGGCGTTGCCATTTGCAGATACGATTCACACCAAAGCGGATTACGAAGATGGGATCATGTTGCGGGACCAATTCCTGACCTGTTTGGACTTGACGCGCAAAGTCAATTTCTCGGGATATTACACATTGATCTTCCAGGATCTCGGCGAAGAATGGACATATCTCAACGCGCTCAAGCGCGAAGTACTGCCGTATTTATAG